The proteins below are encoded in one region of Eulemur rufifrons isolate Redbay chromosome 2, OSU_ERuf_1, whole genome shotgun sequence:
- the LYSET gene encoding lysosomal enzyme trafficking factor isoform X1, translating into MVAFSEMPKPPDYSELSDSLTLAVGTGRFSGPLHRAWRMMNFRQRMGWIGVGLYLLASAAAFYYVFEINETYNRLALEHIQQHPEEPLEGTTWTHSLKARLLSLPFWLWTIIFLIPYLQMFLFLYSCTRADPKTVGYCIIPICLAVICNRHQAFVKASNQISRLQLIDT; encoded by the exons ATGGTCGCTTTCTCTGAAATGCCAAAACCACCCGATTATTCAGAACTGAGTGACTCTTTAACGCTTGCCGTGGGAACAGGAAGATTTTCGGGACCATT gCACAGAGCATGGAGAATGATGAATTTCCGTCAGCGGATGGGATGGATTGGAGTGGGATTGTATCTTTTAGCAAGTGCAGCAGCATTTTACTATGTTTTTGAAATCAATGAGACTTACAACAGGCTGGCCTTGGAACACATTCAACAGCACCCTGAGGAGCCCCTTGAAGGAACCACATGGACACACTCCTTGAAAGCTCGGTTACTCTCCCTGCCTTTTTGGTTGTGgacaattatttttctgatacCTTACTTACAGATGTTTTTGTTCCTTTACTCTTGTACAAGAGCTGATCCCAAAACGGTGGGCTACTGTATCATCCCCATATGCTTGGCAGTTATTTGCAATCGCCACCAGGCATTTGTCAAGGCTTCTAATCAGATCAGCAGACTACAActaattgacacataa
- the MOAP1 gene encoding modulator of apoptosis 1, producing MTLRLLEDWCRGMDMNPRKALLIAGIPQTCSVAEIEEALRAGLAPLGEYRLLGRMFRRDENRNVALVGLTEETVHALVPKEIPGKGGIWRVIFKPPDPDNEFLSRLNEFLEGEGITMSELTRALGYENDPFDLDQDMIPEMRAPMLAQALDEALQPALQYLNYKKLRVFSGRDPPEAEEEEFGPWLFHTTQMMKAWQVSDAEKRRRLLESLRGPALDVIRVLKISNPLITVRECLQALEQVFGVIDNPRELQIKYLTTYQKDEEKLSAYILRLEPLLQKLVQRGAIEKDIVNQARLDQIVAGAVHRTVRRQFDLPEDGPAPGFLQLLALIKDGEAVEEEEEALLQAGLGEHFT from the coding sequence ATGACGTTGAGACTCTTAGAAGATTGGTGCAGGGGGATGGATATGAACCCTCGAAAGGCGCTGTTGATTGCTGGCATCCCCCAGACCTGCAGTGTGGCAGAAATCGAGGAGGCTCTGCGGGCTGGTTTAGCTCCTTTGGGGGAGTACAGACTGCTTGGGAGGATGTTCAGGAGGGACGAGAACAGGAATGTAGCCTTAGTAGGCCTTACTGAGGAGACTGTTCATGCTCTGGTCCCTAAGGAGATACCGGGAAAAGGGGGTATCTGGAGAGTGATCTTTAAGCCCCCTGACCCAGATAATGAATTTCTAAGcagattaaatgaatttttagagGGAGAGGGGATAACAATGAGTGAATTGACTAGAGCTCTAGGGTATGAAAATGACCCCTTTGACCTAGACCAGGACATGATCCCAGAAATGCGGGCCCCTATGTTGGCACAGGCATTGGATGAGGCTCTTCAGCCTGCCCTGCAATACCTGAACTATAAAAAGCTGAGAGTATTCTCGGGCAGGGATCCTCCAGAAGCAGAAGAGGAAGAATTCGGACCCTGGTTGTTTCATACTACTCAAATGATGAAGGCATGGCAGGTgtcagatgcagagaaaagaaggcGATTGCTAGAGAGCCTCAGAGGCCCAGCATTAGATGTTATTCGTGTCCTCAAGATCAGCAATCCTTTAATTACAGTCCGTGAATGCCTGCAGGCTCTTGAGCAGGTATTTGGGGTTATAGATAATCCTAGGGAGTTGCAGATCAAATATCTAACCACTTACCAGAAGgatgaagaaaaattatctgcTTACATACTAAGGCTGGAGCCTTTGTTACAGAAGCTGGTCCAGAGAGGAGCAATTGAGAAAGACATTGTGAATCAGGCCCGCTTAGACCAAATCGTTGCTGGGGCAGTCCACAGAACAGTTCGCAGACAGTTTGATCTGCCAGAGGATGGCCCAGCCCCTGGCTTTTTGCAGTTACTGGCACTGATAAAGGATGGAGAAGcagttgaggaggaggaggaggccctTCTCCAGGCAGGATTAGGAGAGCATTTCACCTGA
- the LYSET gene encoding lysosomal enzyme trafficking factor isoform X2 translates to MMNFRQRMGWIGVGLYLLASAAAFYYVFEINETYNRLALEHIQQHPEEPLEGTTWTHSLKARLLSLPFWLWTIIFLIPYLQMFLFLYSCTRADPKTVGYCIIPICLAVICNRHQAFVKASNQISRLQLIDT, encoded by the coding sequence ATGATGAATTTCCGTCAGCGGATGGGATGGATTGGAGTGGGATTGTATCTTTTAGCAAGTGCAGCAGCATTTTACTATGTTTTTGAAATCAATGAGACTTACAACAGGCTGGCCTTGGAACACATTCAACAGCACCCTGAGGAGCCCCTTGAAGGAACCACATGGACACACTCCTTGAAAGCTCGGTTACTCTCCCTGCCTTTTTGGTTGTGgacaattatttttctgatacCTTACTTACAGATGTTTTTGTTCCTTTACTCTTGTACAAGAGCTGATCCCAAAACGGTGGGCTACTGTATCATCCCCATATGCTTGGCAGTTATTTGCAATCGCCACCAGGCATTTGTCAAGGCTTCTAATCAGATCAGCAGACTACAActaattgacacataa